In Paenibacillus sp. FSL M7-0420, a single genomic region encodes these proteins:
- a CDS encoding M14 family metallopeptidase: MQQYIARRGDTVSRIAARHGLTPEHVIQGNPWAGSQPYLYPGQVLFLPSAPRKRYAVQAGDDAQSIASLFGVGIDELEMLNPGVSSGRICLPGKVLVIPAATRGTEVYLHGEYGPAEVEADAARLADRYSCVSSEVIGHSVLGKPLRLLRIGSGPRHLHVNAALHANEWLTSPCLMRFLEEYAAAYASGADWHGREPADWHRDWTLWAVPMANPDGVELVQEGAMADHPHYAELMRWNCGRRSFRHWKANIRGVDLGDQFPAHWEEERDRRQVPGPAPRDYSGPAPLSEPEAAALAALAERVPGDAAVSLHSQGAEIYWNYRGYEPPESKEWSARLAAASGYRAVELTGSDAGYKDWFIERFRKPGFTVELGVGKNPLPVADFEDMALDTGLILSAILSNLK; the protein is encoded by the coding sequence ATGCAGCAATACATTGCCCGCAGGGGAGATACCGTAAGCCGTATCGCCGCAAGACACGGATTGACACCGGAGCATGTCATACAGGGGAATCCATGGGCTGGCAGCCAGCCGTATTTATATCCGGGGCAGGTGCTGTTCCTGCCGTCTGCCCCGCGCAAGCGGTATGCGGTGCAGGCAGGGGACGATGCGCAGAGCATCGCGTCCTTGTTCGGGGTTGGCATAGATGAGCTGGAGATGCTGAATCCCGGGGTAAGCTCGGGACGTATCTGCCTGCCGGGCAAGGTGCTGGTGATTCCGGCGGCCACCCGGGGGACAGAGGTTTATCTGCACGGGGAATACGGGCCGGCTGAGGTGGAGGCGGATGCTGCAAGACTTGCAGACCGCTATTCTTGTGTCAGCAGCGAAGTAATAGGCCACAGTGTGCTCGGCAAGCCGCTCCGTCTGCTGCGGATCGGCAGCGGCCCGCGCCACCTGCATGTGAATGCCGCGCTGCATGCCAACGAGTGGCTGACGTCCCCGTGTCTGATGCGCTTCCTTGAAGAATATGCGGCTGCCTATGCGTCAGGTGCGGACTGGCACGGGCGTGAGCCAGCGGACTGGCACCGGGACTGGACGCTCTGGGCTGTGCCGATGGCGAATCCCGACGGCGTCGAGCTGGTGCAGGAAGGGGCGATGGCGGACCATCCCCATTATGCGGAGCTGATGAGGTGGAACTGCGGCAGGCGCAGCTTCCGGCACTGGAAGGCGAATATCCGCGGTGTCGATCTTGGAGACCAGTTCCCCGCACACTGGGAGGAGGAACGCGACAGGAGGCAGGTGCCCGGCCCGGCGCCGCGCGATTACAGCGGTCCTGCGCCGCTCAGTGAGCCGGAGGCGGCGGCACTGGCGGCGCTGGCCGAGCGGGTTCCGGGCGATGCCGCCGTATCCCTGCACAGCCAGGGGGCTGAGATCTACTGGAACTACCGGGGCTATGAGCCGCCGGAGAGTAAGGAATGGTCGGCCCGGCTGGCAGCGGCCAGCGGCTACCGGGCGGTGGAGCTGACCGGCAGCGATGCCGGCTACAAGGACTGGTTCATCGAGCGCTTCCGCAAGCCGGGCTTCACCGTAGAGCTGGGAGTGGGGAAGAATCCGTTGCCTGTGGCTGATTTTGAGGATATGGCCCTGGACACAGGCCTGATTCTCAGTGCTATTCTGTCAAATTTGAAATAA
- a CDS encoding FAD-dependent oxidoreductase has product MLKSKPIPLNASYDVIVVGGGPAGCTAAAAAAREGARTLLVEATGSLGGMGTSGLVPAWCPFSDKEKMVYRGLAAKVFNTLKAQMPHVPEDAMDWVPIEPEKLKRVYDDLVTESGAHILFLTALADVDRDDHGNITTLLLLNKSGLQAFRAAVYIDCTGDGDVAAWAGAEYQMGDEETGDLQPATHCFILGNVDDYAYVNGPKLHAENPHSPIHEVVRSGEYPGIPDTHLCNNMVAPRAVGFNAGHLWGIDNTNAFSVSGALVEGRKMAAAYRDMLAAVHPAAFGNAVVMSTGTLIGTRESRRITGDYILTAEDYISRRSFDDEICRNSYFIDVHGTQKEQQSGAGSSQAITLYGPGESHGIPYRCLTPRGLRNVLVAGRSISCDRRVLGSVRVMPVCLAMGEAAGLAAALAAAHTGGDVHAVDVPRLRARLREEGGYLPDNQAETVGERMQ; this is encoded by the coding sequence ATGCTGAAAAGTAAACCCATCCCGCTGAACGCCTCCTACGACGTAATTGTAGTCGGAGGCGGGCCCGCGGGCTGCACCGCCGCAGCGGCGGCGGCCAGGGAAGGGGCGCGGACACTGCTGGTCGAAGCGACCGGGAGCCTTGGCGGAATGGGAACCTCCGGCCTGGTACCGGCCTGGTGCCCATTCTCGGACAAAGAGAAGATGGTCTACCGTGGTCTCGCGGCCAAGGTGTTCAATACCTTAAAGGCTCAAATGCCGCATGTGCCGGAGGATGCGATGGACTGGGTGCCGATCGAACCGGAGAAGCTCAAGCGGGTCTATGACGATCTCGTAACGGAGTCGGGTGCCCACATCCTGTTCCTGACCGCGCTTGCGGATGTGGACAGGGACGATCACGGCAACATCACCACACTCCTCCTTCTCAATAAAAGCGGCCTGCAGGCCTTCCGGGCAGCCGTATATATCGATTGCACAGGAGATGGCGATGTTGCTGCATGGGCAGGTGCCGAGTACCAAATGGGAGACGAAGAGACCGGCGATCTTCAACCCGCCACCCATTGCTTCATCCTTGGCAACGTGGATGATTATGCTTATGTGAACGGGCCGAAGCTCCATGCGGAGAACCCGCACAGCCCGATCCATGAGGTGGTCCGCTCAGGAGAATATCCGGGCATTCCGGATACGCATCTGTGCAACAATATGGTTGCTCCGCGTGCCGTAGGCTTCAATGCCGGACATCTCTGGGGAATTGACAACACGAATGCCTTCTCCGTATCCGGGGCGCTGGTAGAGGGACGCAAGATGGCGGCCGCCTACCGGGACATGCTTGCCGCTGTTCACCCCGCAGCCTTCGGCAATGCGGTAGTGATGAGCACTGGTACACTGATCGGCACGCGGGAATCCCGGCGGATTACCGGCGATTATATCCTGACGGCGGAGGATTACATCTCCCGCAGAAGCTTCGATGATGAGATCTGCCGCAACAGCTACTTCATTGATGTGCATGGCACACAGAAGGAGCAGCAGAGCGGCGCCGGATCCAGTCAAGCTATCACGCTGTACGGGCCGGGTGAATCGCACGGCATTCCGTACCGCTGCCTTACGCCGCGCGGACTGCGCAACGTTCTGGTCGCCGGTCGGTCCATCTCCTGTGACCGCAGGGTGCTCGGCAGCGTGCGAGTGATGCCGGTCTGCCTGGCGATGGGCGAAGCTGCCGGACTTGCTGCGGCACTGGCTGCCGCTCATACCGGCGGAGATGTTCATGCCGTGGATGTCCCCCGCCTTCGCGCCCGTCTCCGGGAAGAAGGCGGCTATCTGCCGGACAACCAAGCTGAAACTGTAGGGGAGAGAATGCAATGA
- a CDS encoding carbohydrate ABC transporter permease: MSQSAVTRKTVKPTARTYWTRKRREQLAGWLFIAPEVIGMLVIAVFPLLFSLFLSLTEWNLVGGLSAINFVGLDNFIELFRDNRFLLALKNNVLFTVGTVPVTMLLGVVLSALIHKKLYAKTFFKVAFFVPYICSTVAIAAVWQALYHPSKGPVNQILMQLGVSEPPRWLVDTSFSLIAIMIIYVWQLLGYQMIIFLAGMTNIPEELYEAATIDGASGIGQFRRITLPLLGPTTFFLAITSTISSFKIFDMIKFLTGGGPNYSSTVIVYQIYEEGFERFKMGYASAMSWVLFLIIMLVTSITWITQNRKVHY; encoded by the coding sequence ATGAGTCAATCTGCCGTTACCCGCAAGACCGTTAAGCCAACTGCCCGAACCTACTGGACGCGCAAGAGACGGGAGCAGCTCGCCGGATGGCTGTTCATTGCGCCGGAGGTCATCGGGATGCTCGTCATCGCCGTGTTCCCGCTGCTGTTCAGCCTGTTCCTCAGTCTGACGGAGTGGAACCTGGTCGGCGGCTTGTCGGCGATTAACTTTGTCGGTCTGGATAACTTTATTGAACTGTTCAGGGACAACCGCTTCCTGCTGGCCCTGAAGAATAATGTGTTGTTTACGGTCGGCACGGTGCCGGTCACGATGCTGCTGGGGGTGGTGCTCTCGGCGCTGATCCATAAGAAGCTGTACGCGAAGACGTTCTTCAAGGTTGCCTTCTTTGTACCTTATATCTGTTCCACGGTAGCCATCGCCGCAGTCTGGCAAGCGCTCTACCATCCGTCCAAGGGGCCGGTCAATCAGATCCTGATGCAGCTTGGAGTATCCGAACCGCCGCGCTGGCTGGTCGATACCAGCTTCTCGCTGATTGCCATTATGATTATCTACGTCTGGCAGCTGCTGGGCTATCAGATGATTATTTTCCTGGCGGGGATGACGAATATTCCCGAGGAGCTGTATGAGGCGGCGACGATTGACGGGGCCAGCGGGATCGGACAATTCCGGCGGATTACGCTGCCGCTGCTGGGGCCGACCACCTTTTTCCTGGCGATAACGAGCACGATCTCTTCCTTCAAAATCTTCGATATGATCAAGTTCCTGACCGGCGGCGGGCCTAACTATTCCAGTACCGTTATCGTGTACCAGATCTACGAAGAAGGATTCGAGCGTTTCAAAATGGGCTATGCCTCGGCGATGTCCTGGGTGCTGTTCCTGATTATTATGCTGGTGACCTCCATTACCTGGATAACCCAGAACCGCAAGGTCCATTACTAG
- a CDS encoding carbohydrate ABC transporter permease, with amino-acid sequence MTMKKLKPGNLIFTVLFALCSVFFLMPLVWMLSAASKTEKEVWTFPIQWIPTDWNLIANFKAVWMGDVAFGLFYMNSLKIALISTLATIVISAMAGYALAKLDFKGRALIFTLMLAFMMIPEQATLVPRYIMIKELGLYDSHAALILMGMFSSYFTFLLRQFMIGIHNDMLEAAELDGAGFLRIFWSVVLPLSRPILATVGIIKFIWTWNDYQGPLIMLNSTKLYTIPLGMQFFKEEFGTQISVMMMASVAAILPLLVLFLILQKQVINGIAIGGVKG; translated from the coding sequence ATGACAATGAAAAAACTTAAGCCCGGCAATCTGATCTTCACGGTCCTGTTCGCCCTGTGCTCGGTATTCTTCCTGATGCCGCTGGTCTGGATGCTGTCGGCGGCCTCGAAGACGGAGAAGGAGGTCTGGACCTTCCCGATTCAGTGGATTCCCACCGACTGGAATCTGATCGCTAACTTCAAGGCGGTATGGATGGGTGATGTGGCATTCGGATTATTCTATATGAACTCGCTCAAAATCGCCCTGATCTCCACCCTGGCGACAATCGTAATCTCGGCCATGGCCGGGTATGCGCTCGCCAAGCTGGATTTCAAAGGCCGGGCGCTGATCTTCACCCTGATGCTGGCGTTCATGATGATCCCGGAGCAGGCAACACTCGTTCCGCGCTATATTATGATTAAGGAGCTGGGTCTCTATGACTCCCATGCCGCGCTGATCCTGATGGGGATGTTCTCCAGCTACTTCACCTTCCTGCTGCGCCAGTTCATGATCGGGATTCATAATGATATGCTGGAAGCGGCGGAGCTGGACGGCGCCGGGTTCTTACGGATTTTCTGGAGCGTGGTGCTGCCGCTGAGCCGCCCGATTCTGGCAACAGTGGGGATTATCAAGTTCATCTGGACCTGGAATGATTACCAGGGGCCGCTGATTATGCTGAATTCGACCAAGCTGTATACGATTCCGCTCGGGATGCAATTTTTCAAGGAGGAATTCGGTACACAGATCTCCGTCATGATGATGGCCTCCGTCGCCGCGATTCTGCCGCTGCTGGTGCTGTTCCTGATCCTCCAGAAGCAGGTCATTAACGGGATTGCTATCGGAGGCGTGAAAGGGTAA
- a CDS encoding ABC transporter substrate-binding protein, producing the protein MKKLPLMLASMLLMLSVTACGGNGGNTSAATDAPASADPSAGTAGTAQPAGKAKIKFYTFKADKPEEPIYQAVQAYNEAQDKVEVEYESLVQNSDSTDFMKKLDILVAGGEVVDVFMTGNEDELLERASRGVVEPLNSFFEQESIKAEDEYSKLLKLDDKVYGILPSSTQWLTVFNKDHLEAAGLTLPEMGWTWDDFRDYAKKLTTPEHFGTYFHTWGEYPNIIAYTEKPHPQLSADLKPIFDDPSFEYFFNLRRTMEKEDKSAEPYADVLASNYHVLQQFFAGNASMLAVPSYAVRAALNLEKFPHEFQSMYAPLPRSVDSKELGMTNISGGGLAMGAKSANKEASYDFIRWMSKEAYKFTKEIPSFKGVDGAELINGFFGENTDLIDTASLSKTLFDPNIKMPDTFSVPYGSELKAIVENGFASFILDNRSFDEVKSEMTAEVEKVVSANQK; encoded by the coding sequence TTGAAAAAACTACCATTAATGCTTGCCAGTATGCTCCTCATGCTCTCCGTCACCGCTTGCGGCGGGAATGGGGGCAACACCTCAGCAGCAACCGATGCACCAGCCTCGGCTGATCCGTCTGCCGGAACCGCCGGCACAGCCCAGCCCGCAGGCAAAGCCAAGATCAAATTCTACACCTTCAAGGCCGATAAGCCGGAAGAGCCGATCTACCAGGCCGTGCAGGCTTACAATGAAGCTCAGGATAAAGTGGAAGTGGAGTATGAATCTCTGGTCCAGAACAGCGACAGCACAGATTTCATGAAGAAGCTGGATATTCTGGTCGCAGGCGGCGAAGTGGTCGATGTGTTCATGACCGGGAACGAGGATGAGCTGCTGGAGCGCGCTTCGCGGGGAGTTGTGGAACCGCTTAACTCCTTTTTTGAACAGGAGAGTATTAAAGCCGAGGATGAATATTCCAAGCTGCTGAAGCTGGACGACAAGGTCTACGGCATTCTGCCCAGCTCCACGCAGTGGCTGACGGTCTTCAATAAGGATCATCTGGAAGCCGCCGGGCTGACCCTGCCTGAGATGGGCTGGACCTGGGATGATTTCCGTGACTATGCCAAGAAGCTGACGACACCCGAGCACTTCGGAACCTACTTCCACACCTGGGGCGAATATCCGAACATTATCGCATACACCGAGAAGCCGCATCCGCAGCTTAGCGCAGACTTGAAGCCGATTTTTGACGATCCGTCCTTCGAATACTTCTTCAACCTCCGCCGCACGATGGAGAAGGAAGATAAGAGCGCTGAGCCGTATGCCGATGTGCTGGCCTCGAACTACCATGTGCTGCAGCAGTTTTTTGCCGGAAATGCCAGTATGCTGGCCGTGCCAAGCTATGCTGTCCGGGCGGCGCTGAACCTGGAGAAATTCCCGCATGAGTTCCAGAGCATGTACGCTCCGCTGCCGCGTTCGGTGGACAGTAAGGAACTGGGCATGACGAATATCTCCGGCGGCGGCCTGGCCATGGGCGCGAAATCAGCGAATAAGGAAGCCTCGTATGACTTCATCCGCTGGATGTCCAAGGAAGCCTACAAGTTCACCAAGGAGATTCCTTCGTTCAAGGGCGTGGACGGGGCGGAGCTGATTAACGGCTTTTTCGGGGAAAATACAGATCTGATCGATACCGCCTCCCTCTCCAAGACGCTGTTCGATCCAAATATTAAAATGCCGGACACCTTCAGTGTACCCTATGGCAGCGAGCTGAAAGCGATTGTGGAGAACGGCTTCGCCAGCTTCATCCTGGATAACCGCAGCTTCGATGAGGTCAAGAGTGAGATGACAGCGGAAGTCGAGAAGGTAGTTTCTGCCAATCAGAAATAA
- a CDS encoding sensor histidine kinase, producing MKWLSRFSFHRRLQYTFLILILLPFVVVTFWSYTSVRENVSEKIARSNEETLKVIGSQMEKTVDSISFVSVYFSEAYDPAVLESLRYLKNTGSFGNYGVYTHYNKLKTTANILSVQSLDADLQIMLVNRENRILIGNQNIPVFSVLPEKLLKESSRLDEREKVSLQWFPYGGTPAAPDYYYAVRFISDPLNQDKLATLYVGIPSHYFRSLLDTGNAVSRLALVDQKGRSIAVTGEAAPADEGPLLASEVRIPKVGWLLTSKTPRSSIDSHINREFLVSISLIGLFFLAFLVLSMLWAGYMNKPISLLRASVKQYVGGNRAVRIPVRGKDEVAVLSAAFNQMLEDMNGLLQQVESEQEEKRRLELQALAAQIRPHFLLNTLNSIKVDLLLSGDPAHGAMIDALMKLLRVYVHVDKPLELAEECRVLGSYVQVMQIRNRLDIVWECEVGEEEGAVMLPRLLLQPIVENAISHGFSTRPDHPAIRLEAAFESDLLRISISDNGRGMPEDKLQRLNRRLQGSEDTALWPEKGVGLVNTARRLQVLYGYRARLSAQAREDEEGMTFTLYIPVTREKEAVPLDDPDAD from the coding sequence ATGAAATGGTTAAGCCGTTTTTCCTTCCATCGCAGACTGCAATACACGTTCCTGATCCTGATCCTGCTGCCTTTTGTTGTCGTTACGTTCTGGTCGTATACCTCTGTGCGGGAGAATGTGAGTGAGAAGATCGCCCGTTCGAATGAGGAGACCCTGAAGGTCATCGGCAGTCAAATGGAAAAAACGGTGGACAGCATCTCGTTTGTCTCGGTGTATTTCTCTGAGGCTTATGATCCGGCCGTGCTGGAGAGTCTGCGTTATCTCAAAAATACGGGAAGCTTCGGAAATTACGGAGTGTATACCCATTACAACAAGCTCAAGACTACGGCCAATATCCTGTCGGTGCAGTCGCTCGATGCTGATCTTCAGATCATGCTGGTCAACCGGGAGAACCGGATACTGATCGGCAACCAGAATATTCCGGTGTTCTCGGTGCTGCCTGAGAAGCTTCTTAAGGAGAGCAGCAGGCTGGATGAGCGGGAAAAAGTGTCGCTGCAATGGTTCCCCTACGGCGGCACCCCCGCTGCACCGGATTATTATTATGCGGTACGGTTCATTTCCGATCCGCTGAACCAGGACAAGCTGGCCACGCTGTACGTGGGCATTCCGAGCCACTACTTCCGCAGCCTGCTCGATACGGGCAATGCGGTAAGCAGGCTTGCGCTTGTTGACCAGAAGGGGAGAAGTATTGCAGTCACCGGAGAAGCCGCTCCTGCGGATGAAGGCCCGCTGCTGGCCAGTGAGGTCCGTATTCCCAAGGTCGGCTGGCTGCTTACCAGCAAGACGCCCCGCAGCTCCATCGACAGTCATATCAACCGGGAGTTTCTGGTCTCCATCTCGCTGATCGGACTGTTCTTCCTGGCGTTCCTGGTCCTGTCCATGCTGTGGGCCGGATATATGAACAAGCCGATCAGCCTGCTGCGGGCCAGCGTCAAGCAGTATGTCGGCGGCAACCGCGCGGTGCGGATACCCGTCAGGGGCAAGGATGAGGTGGCGGTGCTGTCGGCGGCTTTCAATCAGATGCTGGAGGATATGAACGGGCTGCTGCAGCAGGTCGAGAGTGAACAGGAGGAGAAAAGGCGGCTGGAGCTTCAGGCGCTGGCGGCGCAGATCCGGCCTCATTTTCTGCTGAATACGCTCAATTCCATCAAGGTGGATCTGCTGCTCAGCGGTGACCCGGCGCATGGCGCCATGATCGATGCACTTATGAAGCTGCTGCGTGTGTATGTGCATGTGGATAAGCCGCTGGAGCTGGCGGAGGAGTGCAGGGTGCTGGGCAGCTATGTGCAGGTGATGCAGATCCGCAACCGTCTGGATATCGTCTGGGAATGCGAGGTGGGCGAGGAAGAAGGTGCGGTGATGCTGCCCCGGCTTCTGCTTCAGCCCATTGTCGAGAATGCCATCAGCCACGGCTTCTCCACCCGTCCGGACCATCCGGCGATCCGGCTCGAAGCAGCGTTCGAGTCCGATCTGCTGCGGATCAGCATCAGCGATAACGGCCGCGGGATGCCGGAGGATAAGCTCCAGCGCCTGAACCGGCGTCTGCAAGGAAGTGAAGACACTGCGCTCTGGCCGGAAAAAGGGGTCGGGCTGGTCAACACAGCACGCCGTCTGCAGGTATTGTACGGATATCGCGCACGGCTGAGCGCGCAGGCAAGAGAAGACGAGGAAGGCATGACGTTCACCCTATATATCCCCGTGACCCGGGAGAAGGAGGCGGTTCCCCTTGATGACCCTGATGCTGATTGA
- a CDS encoding response regulator transcription factor — protein MTLMLIDDDVPMLEYVEYLLGSLGLDLQLVASAYSSEDALEQFHTALPDIVIVDIGLPGMDGLELADAFRITKPEVRLIFLTCYEDFHYSKRAIQLEADDYLIKDELSPEQLKSSLAKAMSRFKSREELLERYSFRQAIERNKEVLKQSFLKQLLSGAAGQENTLEFGERLGISWKHPFLRHGFLHMDAASVTERYRYKDIPLIHSAVNNIALELSAAEASITPIMSRDADIYLVWNVADPGVTENKLAEFMQAVQDKVEQYLKISLRGFYSESCAPVRSFDVLYKTLTDCRENNFYQSVKPVSLLEKHADFGGALERRGEKERGMLSLALADQHAAWIDLAVNQWTQLAAAERLLPRLVKETCGNLVRQLAFEAGGLAEEDFFTQLEQTVHIEEAASLTKRELRHLWRQFALAPAAAEEKDVRLQAVDEFLEEHVDRMVTSTDMAEHLHLNASYFSRYFKKLSGVNFTDYVNQYKMNMAITMLARPHETVENVAYTLGFSDRAYFSKVFKKYSGRNPSEFKAGPVEEQGREPSTDDPKP, from the coding sequence ATGACCCTGATGCTGATTGACGATGATGTCCCGATGCTGGAATACGTGGAATATCTGCTCGGGTCCTTGGGGCTGGACCTGCAGCTGGTGGCTTCGGCGTATAGCAGCGAGGATGCGCTGGAGCAGTTCCATACCGCACTGCCCGATATTGTGATTGTGGACATCGGCCTGCCGGGGATGGACGGGCTGGAGCTGGCGGATGCCTTCCGGATCACGAAGCCGGAGGTCCGCCTGATTTTCCTGACCTGCTATGAGGATTTCCACTACTCGAAGCGTGCGATCCAGCTGGAGGCGGATGATTATCTGATTAAGGATGAGCTGTCGCCCGAGCAGCTTAAGAGCAGTCTCGCCAAAGCGATGAGCCGCTTCAAGAGCCGCGAGGAACTGCTGGAGCGCTACTCCTTCCGCCAGGCGATTGAGCGCAATAAGGAAGTACTGAAGCAGAGCTTCCTGAAGCAGCTGTTGTCGGGTGCGGCGGGCCAGGAGAACACCCTGGAGTTCGGTGAACGGCTGGGCATCTCCTGGAAGCACCCCTTTCTGCGTCATGGATTCCTTCATATGGATGCCGCATCTGTCACCGAGCGTTACCGCTACAAGGATATTCCGCTGATCCATTCAGCCGTGAACAATATTGCGCTGGAGCTGTCTGCGGCAGAGGCTTCCATTACACCGATTATGAGCAGGGACGCCGATATTTATCTGGTCTGGAATGTGGCGGACCCCGGCGTTACAGAGAACAAGCTGGCTGAATTCATGCAGGCGGTACAGGATAAGGTGGAGCAGTATCTGAAGATTAGCCTGCGGGGGTTCTATTCGGAGTCCTGTGCACCGGTCCGCAGCTTCGATGTGTTATACAAGACTCTCACCGATTGCCGGGAAAATAACTTCTACCAGTCCGTGAAGCCTGTGTCTCTGCTTGAGAAGCACGCGGATTTCGGGGGGGCGTTGGAACGGCGCGGGGAAAAGGAACGCGGGATGCTGTCGTTGGCGCTTGCAGACCAGCATGCCGCCTGGATTGATCTGGCCGTGAATCAGTGGACGCAGCTGGCAGCGGCGGAGCGGCTGCTGCCCCGGCTGGTGAAGGAGACCTGCGGGAATCTTGTGCGCCAGCTGGCCTTCGAAGCCGGCGGGCTGGCTGAGGAGGACTTCTTCACGCAACTCGAGCAGACGGTTCATATCGAGGAAGCGGCCAGCCTGACCAAGCGGGAGCTGAGGCATCTGTGGCGGCAGTTTGCACTAGCCCCCGCAGCCGCTGAGGAGAAGGATGTCCGGCTTCAGGCGGTGGATGAGTTTCTGGAGGAGCATGTGGACCGGATGGTCACCTCTACCGACATGGCGGAGCATCTGCATCTGAACGCCAGCTACTTCTCCCGCTATTTCAAGAAGCTGTCCGGCGTGAACTTCACCGATTACGTCAACCAGTACAAGATGAATATGGCCATCACGATGCTGGCCCGCCCGCACGAGACCGTGGAGAATGTCGCCTACACGCTCGGCTTCTCCGACCGGGCCTACTTCTCCAAGGTGTTCAAGAAATACAGCGGCCGGAATCCCAGCGAATTCAAGGCAGGTCCGGTGGAAGAGCAGGGTAGAGAGCCATCCACGGATGACCCGAAGCCATAA
- a CDS encoding FAD-dependent oxidoreductase produces the protein MNRTVFTLPAEEIEVSREVDVLVAGGGPAGVAAAIAAARSGARTLLIEQRGFLGGMGTVALVPAFCPYSDGEKAVVRGIGLELLDRMKAGCEPEFRERFGAELDWVPIDPEVLKRVYDEAATESGAEVLLHTVASQTVMDETGRSIEGVVIVNKSGRSLVRARTVIDTTGDADLAALAGAPFHKGGESGELQAATMCYLLANVDRQRFEEYRNESGDTDQIHQAVQQAQVDGKLPQGRDSVSGLAWIADYLVGVNFGHVFGIDGSRAEDLTRGAIEGRQLVHRQLEFFRAYVPGFEQAHLVSTGEQIGIRETRRIVGDYVLTQEDFMNMASFPDDIARNSYFIDIHMARSSGAMHIHHLPPGKSHGVPYRCMLPVGLDNVWVAGRAASSDRVVQGSLRVMPNCFAMGQAAGMAAAMAAEAEGQSRKVDLAKLQNGLVQQGAWLGEALAAL, from the coding sequence ATGAACAGAACTGTATTTACCTTGCCAGCGGAGGAGATTGAGGTATCCCGTGAGGTGGATGTGCTGGTTGCAGGCGGCGGGCCTGCCGGTGTGGCAGCGGCGATAGCTGCGGCCCGCAGCGGGGCGCGGACGCTGCTGATTGAGCAGCGCGGCTTCCTGGGCGGCATGGGCACCGTTGCCCTGGTGCCAGCCTTCTGTCCTTACAGCGACGGGGAGAAGGCCGTCGTGCGCGGTATTGGCTTAGAGCTGCTTGACCGGATGAAGGCCGGATGTGAGCCGGAGTTCCGCGAGCGATTCGGGGCGGAGCTGGATTGGGTGCCCATCGACCCGGAGGTGCTGAAGCGTGTATACGACGAGGCTGCCACCGAGAGCGGAGCGGAAGTTCTGCTCCATACCGTGGCGAGCCAGACGGTGATGGATGAGACCGGCCGAAGCATTGAGGGCGTGGTGATCGTCAACAAGTCAGGCCGGAGTCTGGTCCGCGCCCGGACCGTTATTGATACGACCGGAGACGCCGATCTGGCCGCCCTGGCGGGAGCGCCGTTCCATAAGGGCGGAGAGTCCGGCGAGCTTCAAGCCGCGACGATGTGCTACCTGCTGGCGAATGTGGACCGGCAGCGTTTTGAAGAATACCGGAATGAAAGCGGTGACACGGATCAGATCCATCAGGCCGTCCAGCAGGCGCAGGTTGACGGGAAGCTGCCGCAGGGCCGGGACTCTGTTTCAGGCCTGGCTTGGATTGCCGATTATCTGGTCGGTGTGAATTTCGGCCATGTGTTCGGCATTGACGGCTCCCGTGCAGAGGATCTGACCCGGGGCGCCATAGAGGGACGCCAGCTGGTTCACCGCCAGCTGGAATTCTTCAGGGCGTATGTACCCGGATTTGAACAGGCCCATCTGGTGTCCACCGGGGAGCAGATCGGTATCCGCGAGACGCGGCGGATTGTGGGCGATTACGTGCTGACCCAGGAGGATTTCATGAATATGGCTTCCTTCCCGGATGATATTGCCCGCAACAGCTACTTCATCGATATTCATATGGCCCGCAGCAGCGGGGCGATGCATATTCACCATCTTCCGCCCGGGAAGTCGCATGGTGTCCCTTACCGCTGCATGCTGCCGGTGGGACTGGACAATGTATGGGTGGCGGGGCGCGCCGCCTCCTCGGACCGTGTCGTGCAAGGATCACTGCGGGTGATGCCGAACTGCTTCGCCATGGGGCAGGCGGCGGGTATGGCGGCGGCGATGGCGGCCGAAGCGGAGGGACAGAGCCGGAAGGTGGATCTCGCCAAGCTTCAGAACGGGCTGGTGCAGCAGGGAGCCTGGCTGGGTGAGGCCTTGGCTGCTTTATAA